From the genome of Nicotiana sylvestris chromosome 2, ASM39365v2, whole genome shotgun sequence, one region includes:
- the LOC138885273 gene encoding uncharacterized protein, with product MDNIMDGGIMVEDSELWDVTCDGLFVPTKNLGDPPVAILKTRIEFNDADRKAIEKNFCAKKILVCCIRPDEFNRILACQSAKEIWEALQTAHEGTTKVKQSKIDMLTTEYELFRMQDDESVQEMHTRLTSIVNELHSLGKTIPRNKMVRNILSVLPSSWESKVNAITEAKDLQELTIDEHVGNLKTYEIKKKKDSERREPKKEKNLVLKIENNESSGEDGDMAYLTRRFQKMIRRNGGIPKRESSTDNVMRQALVALGDSSNESGEDDELGNNSMMAVESESTEYDSIFTLMAQSNDAEVNFLDVQRNLKYYSPKKLMSLANVLIDAYHSLINDRDVLTIVLGETE from the exons ATGGACAATATTATGGATGGTGGAATCATGGTTGAAGATTCTGAGCTATGGGATGTGACATGTGATGGACTATTTGTTCCTACCAAAAACCTTGGTGACCCACCAGTAGCCATTCTCAAGACAAGGATAGAATTCAACGATGCAGATAGAAAGGCCATAGAGAAGAACTTTTGTGCAAAGAAAATTCTAGTGTGTTGTATTAGACCAGATGAATTCAATAGGATTTTAGCATGTCAGTCAGCCAAAGAAATCTGGGAAGCCCTACAGACAGCTCATGAAGGAACAACAAAGGTCAAGCAATCCAAAATCGACATGCTCACAACTGAatatgagctcttcaggatgcAAGACGATGAATCTGTCCAAGAAATGCATACCCGGTTAACCTCCATCGTTAATGAGCTTCACTCCCTTGGTAAAACTATTCCAAGAAACAAGATGGTTAGAAATATCCTAAGCGTGCTACCcagttcttgggaaagcaaagtgaATGCCATTACAGAGGCAAAGGACTTGCAGGAGCTAACTATTGATGAGCATGTTGGCAATCTAAAAACATatgaaataaagaagaagaaagacagtgaaagaagagagcccaagaaggagaagaacctggtcctCAAAATAGAAAACAATGAGTCAAGTGGTGAAGATGGTGATATGGCATACCTAACAAGAAGATTCCAGAAGATGATTCGCAGGAATGGAGGCATTCCAAAAAGGGAAAGTTCTA CTGACAATGTCATGAGACAAGCTCTTGTTGCATTGGGAGATTCATCAAACGAATCTGGAGAAGATGATGAACTAGGTAACAACTCTATGATGGCAGTGGAAAGTGAATCAACCGAGTATGATTcaatttttactttgatggccCAATCTAATGATGCTGAGGTAAATTTTCTGGATgttcaaagaaatttgaaatattattctcctaagaaactcatgtctttGGCAAATGTGCTAATTGATGCTTATCATAGTCTTATAAATGACAGAGATGTCTTAACAATTGTACTAGGAGAAACAGAATAG